In the Melanotaenia boesemani isolate fMelBoe1 chromosome 14, fMelBoe1.pri, whole genome shotgun sequence genome, aatggcTGTAACTtacatgactttttttctcccctttctgGTTCAGATAACGGTGAAGTGACCGTCCTTTCTGCTGGCAGACATGAGTTTCCATTCAGCTTCCAACTTCCAGAAGAGACACTGGTCACATCCTTTGAGGGGAAACATGGCAGCATTCGTTACTGGGTCAAAGTTAAGCTACACAGGCCGTGGACCACTGTTAGGAAGCTGAAGAAAGAGTTTACAGTCATTGAGCCCATTGACATTAACACACCAACTCTACTGGTGAGCACCTTGTCccttaaattaaatgattgtgCTAGTTCACACATAACAATGTCCTAAATATCTAAAGGAACTtgctttttataatttaaaaaaaaaaaatttttaggCACCACAAGCTGGCACAAAGGATAAGATGGCACGTGCATGGTACCGCAACTTTGGACAAGTGTCTGTAACTGCAAAGATTGACCGCAAAGGCTACACACCAGGTAAGTCGTACGCTGAAACTTCCATAAACGCAGTCTTTAGCTTAGTGAGAAGTGTCCTCATCTCTGAacatattcttgtttttttccttttctgcagGTGAAGTGATCCCTGTCTTTGCAGAATTTGACAACTCCACCTCCAGATCAATTGTGCCCAAAGCTTTCATCACTCAGACACAGACATTTATAGCCCGTGGCACAATGAAGCAGAAGCGCTCAGTGGTGGCCACTTTGTGCGGTGACATTGTGAGTGCTAAATGCCGCGAGACCTGGCATGGTCGCGCCATCAAGATCCCGCCTGTGGGTCCGTCCATCCTGCAGTGTCGCATCATCAAAGTAGAGTACACACTCAAGGTGAGCTTAGCCAGCAGCCGCCTGCTTTCTTATTTAGTGTTAATTCTTTCTTGTTTAAAGTATGCAGTTTGTACAGATGGaactaattattattttttttcttcccttcagATATGTGTTGATGTTCCTGGGACATCCAAGCTGTGTCTGGAGCTGCCACTAGTCATAGGCACCATCCCTCTCCATCCCTTTGGTAGCCGGACATCCAGCGTCAGCAGCCAGTACAGCGTCAACCTGGAGTGGCTGCGCATGGCCATCCCAGAGCAGCCTGAGCGTAAGTGTCCTGTACTGACTGACAGATATTTTGAGTCCTTgatttacataaacaaaaagtttagattcagctgaaataaatgttgGATCAGATCAGTATTCATCCAAAAAGGCAGAAGTTGTTATGCAGGTTTAAAGAGTTTTTAACTCCAGCAGTGAgtcagctgctgtgtgtttgaatcttttctgttcttttgaGTCAgagcagtggatttactgtgcCTCTCTCCCTGTAGCTCCTCCTGATTACAGCTCTGTGGTGACGGAGGAGGAGGCTGAACAGCGCAACAACGCTGTGGTCCAGCAGCCAGCTGAAGACCTGAGTGGGATCCTGGAACGACCCCTCATGGCTTTTGTCCAAGAGTTCCGTTTCCGACCTCCACCGGTGTACAGCGAGGTGAGTCATGGTACTGGAAGTGGCACACACCTCTACTGCTGCTtagtttgaatgaatgaatgaatgaaatgaatgaaaaatactttattaatcccaaagggaaattcaattttGACTGACACAAAAGCATAAAGACAGGATTTTTCTCCTGATACATGTTAATGAAGAAACCCTTTATCTTTGCCGAGTTGTATAAAATCTGGAGGTGTAGACTGAATAGATCAGAGATtggttgtattttctgtttattcgcccttcatatttattttctttatgtctttctCTGCCTACAGATTGATCCCAACCCTCAGCCTATTAACATGAGACCTCGCTGCATGACATGTTGAACCATGAGCCCTGCCTGAGCGACATGCAACTTAACAATTGAAACAAATCAAATGATTTGTCTTCTCCTGGAttatgcctccctggtgaataGCACCTGGTCCCAGCCTGTGTGGTGGAGATGGACTGCAGCGCCATGGAGAGTTCAGGAGACGGAGTTCACAGGAACTGAATGTTTGCAGAGCAGCTGCCACTTTGTTTTCGGTCCAGTAAAGTGGACGTTTTCAAGTTCTCCTGAAGGGAAAGCATCTTCTCTGCATCAGTTCCTGTCCTCCCTAAGTGATTTTTGACCTCCAGAGAAGTGAGCAACGAAATACCTCCCAATCAATGTTTCCTTCACATGAGGAGAATTTTTGAGACTTTGGGGCATATTTGGGGGTTGCAGTTAAGATCACTTGATATTTATCAGGAATCGGTGTTGTACCTGGTATTCTCATGTTCAAATGAAAAGCGTTTATGATAAGTTAACGTGTTTAAAAGCATATTGTCATCTTTGAGCAGTGTAAAAAGAGAAGTGCAATTATCTTCCTCAATTTAGAACTTGCCTGTGCTGGCATCAGGGTAGACATTAACTACCTACATTGCTATGCATAGTTTGACTCAACAGCAGTATGCCTATGATGAATTCTACTGTTAAGCACATACTGTATCTAAAAGTGTGATGTTGGAGCAGACAAGTCGGATAAGGAGATGTTGATGTATTTTATGCATGCAGGTAAAAATCTGTCAAAGGGAAAAATGTATGCCTTAATAATCTGCAGTTGAAGATTGCATGAGAGTTTAAGGGAGTTGGCCTCTCAGAGCCGGATATAGCTGAATGTATACTGAAAGAACTTAAAAAGATGGTTGTATTGTAAGTGGTTGAATTCCAAAAGCAGTGAAAGACTTTAAGCACTGAAGTGTTAAGAGAGCTATGGAAGTACATTTGGCGCAGTGATAAAATAGGATGCAGCAGTTTgcttaaaaaactaaatgggGCTTGCAGAGGAGCCCTCCCAGCTACTAAACAAAAGAGGAGAAGATGGAGACCTCTGAGCCATGTGGACAGAAACTTTTTATGGGAGCCAGATGCTTCTGTGCCGTGAGTTTGAGCCTGAAGCTGGACATGCCACTGAAATGTAGGGATGAAGCACATTCCAAATGACTGACTTGAGGATCTTGTTTTCTCCTCAACTTCCAAAAAACTGTCAGGAGTATCAGTTCAGGGTCAGCTGTGCAACGTCAGTGGCACACTGAAGATTTagataaataagaaatatttttatacaaatGCAGTTTATTGTGAATTATGCCAATGTTTTGTAATTGCTTTTCCtaataaaaggataaaaatgatttttgtcTTCAGTGTATCTTTAAATCTTGACAAGCATGCAAACTGTGCACTTGTGAGACAAATAAGAACACCTATGTTTAGTATCTTGCATGCCAGTGGCCTGGCACATCATGTTCGACAAGGCAGGGTTTACTAGAAAAACAAGCTACACTAAGTGGGTCAAAATAATTATTACAGCCCAAAGTTTTGTCTGTGACTAAACATTGTGCAATATTGTGCCTTAGACAACAGTCAGCTGATACTTGGATTTCATCCACTATCCTCTTGCTCAATTTGTACTTTGTTTACATGAATATTCAACAACTATCTTAGTTATTTTTTCCCACATATAAACACATGAGAACAAACTAGCATCTTCTTGAATTATAGTGTGCAAAGTGTTACACAAAGCTATAAACAGTGCTGAGAGCTAAGCTAAGGAAAAGATTTATTAACTTAACTGAGCTGAAGGAGGAGGACAAATGCTCAGTGCAGCATGGATGGTGGAGAAATGCGTATAAGAAAAAGttcagatgtattttttttaactgaacaaataaaaaaaagaccaacattttaacatagaaattattttttaaagcttttggtTGCTCTTTTTACTGCCGGTGATGTTACTGACAAGATTAAATCATTGTTTCACCACAGATGTCTTCTTTTGTAAAATTTCAGAACAcaactttctttcatttcactttacttaaaaaaatgctgccattaaattcataataaaacaataacatcgTTTGGTGCAAACATTTAATATAATGTGTTTGTGctacttaaaaaaatgcaatccatgtattctctttttatttaccttttatttacTTCATAAGTGAAGTTCCTATTTCTGTGTTATCACTCTGTCTTTATATGTGTTTTACTGAATTACATTTATTGTGAACCAAAATAGGATCCTACAAATCTGTAATACTAAAGGAAAGAACTTATTATATTCTGTTAGCGGTTATTCAACAGatgatttattaattatttaccCTATTGTATGCATCTGAAGTGCTACAATGactatttttaatgttaagATGATTATGTTAAACTACATATAAGCATGTTGTCATAATGTTACGTCTATTTTGGGAGGAAACTTAAATTGTAACCTGCAAAGCTCCAGTTTTGCCCAGAGCTGCAGTGTGACCAATATTTAAGCCAGACATGCACTACAGGTCTTGGGGAACAAAGACTGACAGTTTTAATtttgtagagaaaaaaatatcttgtaCTTttagaatgaaaaaatataaaacaaacaattaaacaaaagcatTTAAAGCTAAGTAAATGACAAATGCACAAATACAATGTttaattcctttatttttaattcagtctAAGCATGCGAATGTTTTGATTCAGCATCTGCACAAAGACTGTTACATCTGGGAAAGTATGAGAAGTAATTTGGTCAGTGAGGCATTTCTAGACATCTGTTCATGCTGTTTGTGACTACCCCTCACAgacatgcaggaaaaaaaaaagacttgacaAAACAGCCTTTGACCACCAATCATTTCATCTCATGCCTTTGTTCAGCTCTAAATTAGGTTAACATGGGTTCACAAAATCAAATGGAAACAAAGGTTTTTCTTGACAAAAAGTCCTGAACATCTTGTAACCAAATGGATTAGACGTACATTCCTAATCACATTCCCAATAACTAATTACATTTCTGATTTCTAAGTAGCAACAATTAACTAAACAAGtggtaaataaacaaactacaGCATGTGTTTGGTAACATGTGTTTAGGTACAACTTGTCTGAGGAAAAAGACAACATTAATCAAGGCTGGAGCTTCAATTGACTCAAGAGGAAAACAtgatctttaaataaatatctttatctttatatatttacacTAAACCTtctaattaaaaagataaagagaaaatCAATAGGAGCATCAAATTGAGAGTAAACACAAGGAAGGCTCTCTTTTTGGTCAGTTTGACCACAAGACAGGTGACATGGGCCCATAAGACACTGTACTACCTGAGGAAACCCAAACAGGCCTTATTCTCTACCAACAGTCTCACCACCTTTTGAGAAAATAATAACATCTCCTCTCCAAATGGTTCAGCAGCCCAATAAGTCACTTTCTCGTGTACTGTTATGTTTTCATCAATAACAATATACTTAACTacaatatttagtttaaagaaataaaacctgcCTGTAAATATGCTGATGTGGCTTTGTGTGTGTTACAGCAGATGATGGGGTTTTCATGTTGATGACGCACATGACTCAGTATGTTCTCTGTGTCAGCTCCCAAACATCCACAGATGTTGAACAAGACTTTGTAAGGCTAACACACCGAATAATTAAATCCCAAATAAGTAATGTTACCACTTTAAAATCAGTAACAACAACAGTTATTCTGTGCTTTGCGCTATGCAAACACGTCAGCATGCTTGGTTCTGTAAATAGTAAGAAAATTCAATAACACTTTGTGTCATGGCTGCAAACTTAAAAATTGTTAGATGGTATTTATGTTGTTAAATTATGCAGGACATTGCTTAGAGTTAGGGTTAAGTTTATTGCACATTTTGCCACTGTATGAAATGACAAACAAAGACCAACCTTGTGTAGTGATTAGAGCAGATGGGACCTTGCATGCTAGTCATCTTTCATTTAAAACCAGGCTGGTCACTTTGTCTTTATGTAACAAGTGAGTTTCACTTCTACCTGTAGATGCTTACAAACATAAgaaacgaaagaaaaaaaaaacagatctttTGGACATgatcttgtcttgtcttgtcttgttttatccagcagatgataatgatgataatggattagattcatatagcacatttttcaaggcactcaaagtgctttacattgaatccattattcatccactcctcactcatacctggtgatggtaagctacttgtgtagccacagcaGCCCTGGGGCAGACTAACAGAAACATGGCTGCCAATCCATGCCAacagcctctccgaccatcaccgacaTTCATCCACTTTCATTCACCAGCAATGCCAACAGtcgaggcaaggagggtgaagtgtttGCCCAGCCAGCCATCAATCCAATTTATCAAAAGTCTTCTCACTGTGAAGAGATAATAGTGATTAAACTATTGTGGCACCATCATCTGCAGAAAAAGACaggaattaaacaaaatattacaaGATTATACTTTAGATGATGAGAAGGATAACTTTTGCAGCATTTAGATAATTCTTGTAGCCACCCAGAAGCTTTTTACATGTCTgctatatttttttgtgttgcattgTAATATTTTCAAGACCATTAAAGTTTACCCAGATTTCCGCTTTTTTCTCAGGTTTTCAGAAGGATTGCTCTCAAGACTTATTGGTGATCAATTTAAAGtctatattttccttttaattttttctttttcatgtgttttaagTTTCTGTCTAATTAAAACATCCAAGACCTTTGCATGAAAAAAagtaacatgtttaaatataggATTACTTGATCTTCATATTCATTATTTCTATGATACAATAAAGTCTTCAGCAGACAGCAAATCAGCCCAATGAATGATGGGACCtctgtgttttactgtttgtaGGGTTGTTGTTTGCTGGTTTTATCTCAACATCTATCAACAAAATGATTCCCAGGACTTTGGTTTTGTCTGTAAAAAGGGATTTTAGGATCATAGGTGATTGTATTGAAAGCTTTGGACCTACCGTATATTTTTGAGGATAGCTTCTCTGTTGCTCTGGACAACTCTCTTGTCTACAATGTTGTAACATAACACCATAATTTATTGGTTACTTATTCTCAGAAAATTAAGCAAGACTGAGTCCCTTCTGTTTgctccttttgttttatttatatgactTTATTAACTACTGTTTTGTTACTTTTTCAGTTATATACATGTTCACATATTTAAATGATTCCTGTCATGCACTTTATAGTGCTGATAAATGGCATAGTTTTAAGACAAATGGTTGACAAACCATTGGGGACCAAGGACTCCTGATAGCAAACTTCCTTTTTCAGGCTTTATTTTAACTGACTTGAATAGTTCTTGTATCTGTGATATGTTGAAAGAGCATCATTCAGTCTTATCTGGACATTATTTGGCGCCTATGTTACCTCTTCTTTCAGAAGCTTAGATAAAACTGGATACAAAAAATAAGCAATTATAACATCTCTGAGCAAAGACCAGCCACCAAAGTTGCCAAGAGGAACTGAGTActaagtgactttttttttcttattagaaatgataaaaatatttgtcaAGCTTTTCCCAAACAGACTGCAGAGAGAGAACGGTGGCAGACAAACCAAAACAAGCCCAAGGTGCTTCAACTCCAGTTCCTGGCATTCGAGTGGGAGGAAACatttcaagtttttctttttttttttattttgttccaaGGACATTCTGAAACTTTGAAATCTGCTAAGATGAGGGAAAGAGTATAATAAGTTTGTTAGGTGAGTTTCAATTTGGAGATTCATCTATAGAGAAGTATGTGTTGACTTTAGAGCTAACTTCAGGAGCAGAAACGAGATGTTTGTCTGACTTTTACCTTGCATGGAGGGCAGGTTTTTACCTACAATAATCCAGTTTTCTTAACTCTAATATAATTAGCACAAGATAAAACTTTTATTCCTCAGAGTTAGCAAGATAGAGAAACAAAAGGTTTGATCC is a window encoding:
- the arrdc2 gene encoding arrestin domain-containing protein 2 isoform X2, whose translation is MSLSSIKSFSLELDGPADAAFIGGEVVSGQVVLELRRVTRVHSMKVQGRGVAIAHWLENRGMNSVYNDYTSKITYFRKRQHLIRDNGEVTVLSAGRHEFPFSFQLPEETLVTSFEGKHGSIRYWVKVKLHRPWTTVRKLKKEFTVIEPIDINTPTLLAPQAGTKDKMARAWYRNFGQVSVTAKIDRKGYTPGEVIPVFAEFDNSTSRSIVPKAFITQTQTFIARGTMKQKRSVVATLCGDIVSAKCRETWHGRAIKIPPVGPSILQCRIIKVEYTLKICVDVPGTSKLCLELPLVIGTIPLHPFGSRTSSVSSQYSVNLEWLRMAIPEQPEPPPDYSSVVTEEEAEQRNNAVVQQPAEDLSGILERPLMAFVQEFRFRPPPVYSEIDPNPQPINMRPRCMTC
- the arrdc2 gene encoding arrestin domain-containing protein 2 isoform X1; the protein is MIFDKLKKFDIVFDSPEMDCPPVYSSGDVVSGRVVLELSGETRVDSLKLHAEGFAKVHWTESRSAGSSTAYTQNYSDEVEYLNRREVLLQADNGEVTVLSAGRHEFPFSFQLPEETLVTSFEGKHGSIRYWVKVKLHRPWTTVRKLKKEFTVIEPIDINTPTLLAPQAGTKDKMARAWYRNFGQVSVTAKIDRKGYTPGEVIPVFAEFDNSTSRSIVPKAFITQTQTFIARGTMKQKRSVVATLCGDIVSAKCRETWHGRAIKIPPVGPSILQCRIIKVEYTLKICVDVPGTSKLCLELPLVIGTIPLHPFGSRTSSVSSQYSVNLEWLRMAIPEQPEPPPDYSSVVTEEEAEQRNNAVVQQPAEDLSGILERPLMAFVQEFRFRPPPVYSEIDPNPQPINMRPRCMTC